The following are encoded in a window of Arthrobacter sp. OAP107 genomic DNA:
- the aceB gene encoding malate synthase A, translating into MNSFTDNFTINGITLTAQPICRQGEVLTPDALAFIAQLHKATAGRREELLRARRARREDIARGQDPRFLRETEPVRNDPHWRVAPPAPGLEDRRVEITGPVDRKMTINALNSGAKVWLADMEDSSTPSWRNVIQGQLNLTDALERRIDFTSPEGKEYRLKAAEDLPTIVVRPRGWHLPEKHMLINGEPIAGGIVDFGLYFFHNARRLLAQGKGPYFYLPKIENHLEARLWNDIFILAQDLLGIPQGTIRATVLIETITAAFEMEEILYELRDHAAGLNAGRWDYIFSLIKNFRTRGPRFVLPDRSQVTMTAPFMRAYTEQLVRACHKRGAMAIGGMAAAVPNRKDEAANANAFEKVRADKTREAADGFDGSWVAHPDLVPVCREVFDSVLGHKPNQLERLREDVTPDDRALINVAATHGTITEQGIRNNIEVGIRYIESWLRGNGAVAIHNLMEDAATAEISRSQLWQWIYARAITDDGEIITREWVEEMLDEEFARLERFDGDRFADARDIFEEVTLSDKFPSFLTVPAYARYLHEAREGIDATAEAIEDELVAA; encoded by the coding sequence ATGAACAGCTTCACCGACAACTTCACTATCAATGGGATCACTCTCACCGCTCAGCCGATCTGCCGGCAGGGCGAGGTGCTCACTCCGGATGCCCTGGCCTTCATTGCGCAGCTGCACAAGGCCACGGCGGGGCGGCGTGAGGAACTGCTGCGGGCGCGTCGTGCCCGCAGGGAGGACATCGCCCGGGGCCAGGACCCGCGTTTCCTGCGGGAGACCGAGCCCGTCCGGAACGATCCGCACTGGCGGGTGGCTCCCCCGGCGCCCGGTCTGGAAGACCGCCGGGTGGAGATCACGGGCCCGGTGGACCGTAAGATGACCATCAACGCCCTGAACTCCGGCGCGAAGGTCTGGCTTGCGGACATGGAGGACTCCTCCACGCCGTCCTGGCGGAACGTCATCCAGGGCCAGCTGAACCTCACCGACGCGCTTGAGCGCCGGATCGATTTCACCTCGCCCGAGGGCAAGGAATACAGGCTCAAGGCCGCCGAGGACCTACCCACCATCGTGGTCCGGCCCCGCGGCTGGCACCTGCCCGAGAAGCACATGCTGATCAACGGCGAACCCATCGCCGGCGGCATCGTGGACTTCGGCCTGTACTTCTTCCACAACGCCCGCCGCCTCCTGGCCCAAGGCAAGGGCCCGTACTTCTACCTGCCCAAGATCGAAAACCACCTCGAAGCCCGGCTCTGGAACGACATCTTCATCCTGGCCCAGGACCTGCTCGGCATCCCGCAGGGCACCATCCGCGCCACCGTGCTGATCGAGACCATCACCGCCGCGTTCGAGATGGAGGAAATCCTCTACGAACTCCGGGACCACGCCGCGGGCCTGAACGCCGGCCGCTGGGACTACATCTTCTCCCTCATCAAGAACTTCCGCACCCGCGGACCCCGCTTCGTCCTGCCGGACCGCAGCCAGGTCACCATGACCGCCCCGTTCATGCGCGCCTACACCGAACAGCTGGTGCGGGCCTGCCACAAACGCGGCGCCATGGCCATCGGCGGCATGGCCGCCGCCGTTCCCAACCGCAAGGACGAAGCCGCCAACGCCAACGCCTTCGAGAAGGTCCGCGCGGACAAGACCCGGGAGGCAGCCGACGGCTTCGACGGCTCCTGGGTGGCGCACCCGGACCTGGTGCCCGTCTGCCGCGAGGTGTTCGACAGCGTCCTCGGCCACAAGCCCAACCAGCTGGAGCGCCTGCGTGAAGACGTCACCCCGGACGACCGGGCCCTCATCAACGTGGCCGCGACACACGGCACCATCACCGAGCAGGGCATCCGGAACAACATCGAAGTCGGCATCCGCTACATCGAGTCCTGGCTGCGGGGCAACGGCGCAGTCGCCATCCACAACCTGATGGAGGACGCCGCCACCGCGGAGATCTCCCGCTCCCAGCTGTGGCAGTGGATCTACGCCCGCGCCATCACGGATGACGGCGAAATCATCACCCGGGAATGGGTGGAGGAAATGCTGGACGAGGAGTTCGCCCGGTTGGAGCGCTTCGACGGCGACCGCTTTGCCGATGCCCGCGACATCTTCGAGGAGGTCACGCTGAGCGACAAGTTCCCCAGCTTCCTCACGGTTCCCGCCTACGCCCGGTACCTGCACGAAGCCCGCGAGGGCATCGACGCCACGGCCGAGGCGATCGAGGACGAGCTCGTCGCCGCCTGA